Proteins found in one Pseudomonas marvdashtae genomic segment:
- a CDS encoding TRZ/ATZ family hydrolase, whose translation MPKPAVALDLLLLPTWLVPVEPAGIVLKDHGLGIRDGCIVFIGPRAEALECAAAEVRELPGMLLSPGLVNAHGHAAMTLFRGLADDLPLMTWLEKHIWPAEGKWVDEDFVRDGTDLAIAEQIQGGITCFSDMYFYPKVASERVHNSGIRAQIAIPILDFPIPGAASADEAIRQGIELFGDLKHHPRIKVAFGPHAPYTVGDENLEKIRVIAEELDAAIHMHVHETAFEVQQAVDNTGERPMARLARLGLLGPRFQAVHMTQVSDEDQALLVENNCSVIHCPESNLKLASGFCPVERLWQAGVNVAVGTDGAASNNDLDLLGETRTAALLAKAVAGSATALDAHRALRMATLNGARALGIEATVGSLEVGKAADLVAFDLSGLAQQPIYDPVSQLIYATGRHCVKHLWVAGKQLLEDGRLTRMDESQLIATAQAWGRRVSGQKE comes from the coding sequence ATGCCCAAGCCTGCCGTTGCGCTCGACTTATTATTGCTGCCGACCTGGTTGGTGCCTGTCGAACCCGCCGGTATCGTGCTCAAGGATCACGGCTTGGGCATTCGCGACGGTTGCATCGTGTTCATCGGTCCACGGGCCGAAGCCCTGGAGTGCGCGGCCGCCGAAGTCCGCGAGCTGCCGGGCATGCTGCTTAGCCCAGGCCTGGTCAACGCCCATGGCCATGCGGCGATGACGCTGTTTCGCGGCTTGGCAGACGACCTGCCGCTGATGACCTGGCTCGAAAAACACATCTGGCCCGCCGAAGGCAAATGGGTCGACGAAGACTTCGTCCGCGACGGCACCGACTTGGCGATCGCCGAGCAGATCCAGGGCGGCATCACCTGTTTCTCCGACATGTACTTCTACCCCAAGGTCGCCAGCGAACGCGTGCATAACAGTGGCATCCGCGCGCAGATCGCCATCCCGATCCTCGACTTCCCGATCCCCGGCGCCGCCAGCGCCGACGAAGCCATTCGTCAGGGCATCGAGTTGTTTGGCGACCTCAAGCACCATCCGCGGATCAAAGTCGCATTCGGCCCTCACGCCCCTTATACCGTGGGCGACGAGAACCTGGAGAAAATCCGGGTGATCGCCGAGGAACTGGACGCGGCCATTCACATGCACGTTCACGAAACCGCCTTCGAAGTGCAGCAGGCTGTGGATAACACCGGCGAGCGGCCGATGGCTCGGTTGGCGCGACTGGGCCTGCTGGGACCGCGCTTCCAGGCGGTGCACATGACCCAGGTCAGCGACGAGGACCAGGCGCTGCTGGTAGAAAACAACTGCAGCGTGATCCATTGTCCGGAATCGAATCTGAAGCTGGCCAGCGGTTTCTGCCCGGTGGAACGCCTGTGGCAGGCTGGCGTCAACGTGGCGGTCGGCACTGACGGAGCGGCGAGCAACAATGACCTGGACCTGCTCGGTGAAACCCGCACCGCCGCGCTGCTGGCGAAAGCTGTCGCCGGTTCGGCCACGGCCCTGGACGCCCACCGGGCGCTGCGCATGGCCACGCTCAATGGCGCCCGGGCGCTGGGCATCGAAGCGACGGTCGGTTCGCTGGAAGTCGGCAAGGCCGCCGACCTGGTGGCCTTCGACCTGTCCGGCCTGGCCCAGCAACCGATCTATGACCCGGTTTCGCAGTTGATCTATGCCACGGGCCGCCATTGCGTAAAACACCTGTGGGTGGCCGGCAAGCAACTGCTGGAGGATGGCCGCCTGACGCGCATGGACGAGTCGCAGCTGATCGCCACGGCCCAGGCCTGGGGACGCCGCGTCAGTGGCCAGAAAGAATGA
- the ubiG gene encoding bifunctional 2-polyprenyl-6-hydroxyphenol methylase/3-demethylubiquinol 3-O-methyltransferase UbiG: MSNVDHAEIAKFEALAHRWWDRESEFKPLHDINPLRVNWIDERVSLAGKKVLDVGCGGGILSEAMALRGATVMGIDMGEAPLAVAQLHQLESGVSVEYRQTTAEALAEEMPGQFDVVTCLEMLEHVPDPSSVIRACFQMVKPGGQVFFSTINRNPKAYLFAIIGAEYIMKLLPRGTHDFKKFIRPSELGAWSRMAGLTVKDIIGLTYNPLTKHYKLAADVDVNYMIQTLREE; this comes from the coding sequence ATGAGCAACGTCGACCACGCTGAAATTGCCAAATTCGAAGCCCTGGCCCATCGCTGGTGGGACCGCGAGAGCGAATTCAAACCGCTGCACGACATCAACCCGCTGCGGGTCAACTGGATCGACGAGCGGGTCAGCCTGGCCGGCAAGAAAGTCCTCGACGTCGGCTGTGGTGGCGGCATCCTCAGCGAAGCCATGGCCTTGCGCGGCGCTACCGTGATGGGCATCGACATGGGCGAGGCGCCCCTGGCGGTTGCGCAACTGCATCAACTGGAATCCGGCGTCAGCGTGGAATACCGGCAGACCACCGCCGAAGCCCTCGCCGAAGAAATGCCCGGGCAATTCGACGTGGTCACGTGCCTGGAGATGCTCGAACACGTGCCAGACCCCTCCTCGGTGATCCGGGCCTGCTTCCAGATGGTCAAGCCCGGCGGCCAGGTATTCTTCTCCACCATCAACCGCAACCCGAAGGCGTACCTGTTCGCAATCATCGGCGCCGAATACATCATGAAGCTGCTGCCGCGCGGCACCCATGACTTCAAGAAATTCATCCGTCCTTCCGAACTGGGCGCCTGGAGCCGCATGGCCGGGCTGACCGTCAAGGACATCATCGGCCTGACTTACAACCCGCTGACCAAGCACTACAAGCTGGCCGCCGACGTTGATGTCAACTACATGATCCAGACCCTGCGCGAGGAATAA
- the mupP gene encoding N-acetylmuramic acid 6-phosphate phosphatase MupP, producing the protein MRLKAVLFDMDGTLLDTAPDFIAICQAMRADRGLPPMNTQHIRDEISGGARAMVAVTFSMDPESPGFEELRQEFLDRYLKGCAVHSHLFDGMAEVLADIEAANLIWGVVTNKPVRFAEPIMQQLGLAERSKVLVCPDHVKNSKPDPEPLILACKLLDLDPASVLFVGDDLRDIESGRSAGTKTCAVTYGYIHPDDNPKHWGADVVIDHPLALREVLDNALCSC; encoded by the coding sequence ATGCGTCTCAAAGCGGTTCTCTTCGACATGGACGGCACGCTGCTCGACACCGCGCCAGACTTCATCGCCATCTGCCAGGCCATGCGCGCCGACCGTGGCCTTCCCCCCATGAACACGCAGCACATCCGCGACGAGATTTCCGGCGGGGCCCGGGCGATGGTCGCGGTGACGTTTTCCATGGACCCGGAGTCGCCGGGCTTCGAGGAGCTGCGCCAGGAATTCCTCGACCGCTACCTCAAGGGATGCGCGGTCCATAGCCATCTGTTCGACGGCATGGCCGAGGTGCTCGCCGACATCGAAGCGGCCAACCTGATCTGGGGCGTGGTCACCAACAAGCCGGTGCGTTTCGCCGAACCGATCATGCAGCAACTGGGCTTGGCCGAGCGTTCGAAGGTGCTGGTCTGTCCCGACCATGTGAAAAACAGCAAGCCAGATCCCGAGCCGCTGATCCTGGCGTGCAAACTGCTCGACCTGGACCCGGCCAGCGTGCTGTTCGTCGGTGATGACCTGCGCGACATCGAGTCCGGTCGCAGCGCCGGCACCAAGACCTGTGCGGTGACCTACGGTTACATCCACCCGGACGACAACCCTAAGCACTGGGGCGCGGATGTAGTGATCGACCATCCTTTGGCGCTGCGCGAAGTGCTGGATAACGCGTTGTGCAGTTGCTGA
- a CDS encoding YciK family oxidoreductase: MFDYSARPDLLEGRIILVTGAGRGIGAAAAKAYAAHGATVLLLGKTEANLTQVYDEIEAAGHPQPAVIPFNLETALPHQYDELAAMIETEFGHLDGLLHNASIIGPRTPLEQLSGENFMRVMQVNVNAMFMLTSTLLPLLKLSKDASVVFTSSSVGRKGRAYWGAYGVSKFATEGLMQTLADEVDTVAPVRSNSINPGATRTSMRAQAYPGENPLNNPTPEDIMPVYLYLMGPDSLGVNGQAFNAQ; encoded by the coding sequence ATGTTTGATTATTCCGCCCGTCCCGACCTGCTCGAAGGCCGGATTATCCTGGTCACCGGCGCCGGTCGCGGTATCGGGGCAGCTGCCGCCAAGGCTTACGCAGCCCACGGCGCTACCGTGCTGTTGCTGGGCAAGACCGAGGCCAACCTGACCCAGGTCTACGATGAAATCGAGGCGGCCGGTCATCCGCAGCCGGCGGTGATCCCCTTCAATCTCGAAACTGCCCTGCCCCATCAGTACGATGAACTGGCCGCGATGATCGAGACCGAATTCGGTCATCTGGACGGCCTGCTGCACAACGCCTCGATCATTGGCCCGCGCACGCCGCTGGAGCAGTTGTCCGGCGAGAATTTCATGCGGGTGATGCAAGTCAACGTCAACGCCATGTTCATGCTCACCAGCACCTTGCTGCCGTTGCTCAAGCTGTCCAAGGATGCGTCCGTGGTGTTCACCTCCAGCAGCGTCGGGCGCAAGGGCCGGGCCTATTGGGGCGCCTATGGCGTGTCCAAGTTTGCCACCGAGGGGCTGATGCAGACGCTGGCCGACGAAGTCGACACGGTCGCGCCGGTGCGCTCCAACAGCATCAACCCCGGCGCCACCCGCACCAGCATGCGCGCCCAGGCCTATCCCGGAGAGAATCCACTCAACAACCCGACGCCTGAGGACATCATGCCGGTGTACTTGTACCTGATGGGCCCGGACAGCCTCGGCGTCAACGGCCAGGCGTTCAACGCGCAATAA
- a CDS encoding GGDEF domain-containing protein has protein sequence MKTPTQTKAIDFDSAKLQRLGFAQPSPLVARPVSPSQLRQQLGQQLQTSLEPQRILGLFFREVQRLVPLDALTYQHNPSDLRLEFGQRGHHKLTYNLSHEGEHLGELVFRRNQRFAESEQSELESILSTLFFPLRNALLYRAATQSALRDPLTGTGNRIAMDQTLEREIDMARRHMQPLSLLMLDIDHFKRVNDSHGHGVGDEVLKAVADSIKHQLRNVDMVFRFGGEEFLILLANTSRDAAALVGERLRFAAQAQDYFAAGTRIELTVSLGCSTLLPAESAESLLRRADSALYVAKREGRNRLAMAG, from the coding sequence ATGAAAACGCCCACACAGACCAAGGCGATCGACTTCGACAGCGCCAAGTTGCAGCGCCTGGGTTTTGCCCAGCCATCGCCGCTCGTGGCGCGACCCGTCAGCCCGTCCCAATTGCGCCAACAGTTGGGTCAACAGTTGCAGACAAGCCTGGAGCCACAAAGAATCCTCGGCCTGTTCTTCCGCGAAGTTCAACGGCTGGTGCCTCTGGATGCCTTGACCTACCAGCACAATCCCAGTGATCTGCGCCTGGAGTTCGGTCAGCGCGGGCATCACAAGCTCACCTATAACCTCAGCCATGAAGGCGAGCACTTGGGTGAACTGGTATTTCGCCGCAATCAACGCTTCGCCGAGTCGGAACAGAGCGAACTGGAGTCGATACTGTCGACGCTGTTCTTTCCGCTGCGCAACGCCTTGCTCTATCGCGCCGCCACCCAGAGCGCCCTGCGCGACCCGCTGACCGGTACGGGCAACCGCATCGCCATGGACCAGACGCTGGAACGCGAAATCGACATGGCCAGGCGTCACATGCAACCGCTGTCGCTGTTGATGCTGGACATCGACCATTTCAAGCGCGTCAACGACAGCCACGGGCATGGCGTCGGCGACGAAGTGCTCAAGGCCGTTGCCGACTCGATCAAGCATCAGTTGCGCAACGTGGACATGGTGTTCAGGTTTGGTGGCGAAGAGTTCTTGATCCTGCTGGCAAACACCAGCCGGGATGCCGCGGCCTTGGTCGGTGAACGGCTGCGTTTCGCGGCTCAGGCGCAGGATTACTTTGCTGCTGGCACGAGGATCGAATTGACGGTCAGCCTGGGATGCTCGACGTTGCTGCCGGCCGAGTCAGCCGAGAGTCTGTTGCGTCGGGCTGACAGTGCGTTGTATGTGGCAAAGCGTGAGGGGCGCAACCGTCTGGCTATGGCGGGCTGA
- a CDS encoding iron-containing redox enzyme family protein, with the protein MIETFNRTGPLMDAESYPKWAQQLIADCSESKRRVVEHELYQRMRDNKLSAKTMRHYLIGGWPVVEQFALYMAQNLTKTRFARHPGEDMARRWLMRNIRVELNHADYWVNWSAAHGVTLEDLQAQQVPPELHALSHWCWHTSSADSLIVAIAATNYAIEGATGEWSALVCSNGVYASAFAEEDRKRAMKWLKMHAQYDDAHPWEALEIICTLAGMNPSKALQMELRQAVCKSYDYMYLFLERCMQLEQSEAAGKPSAARERLALAGS; encoded by the coding sequence GTGATCGAGACATTCAACCGAACAGGCCCGCTCATGGACGCTGAAAGCTATCCAAAATGGGCACAACAGCTCATTGCCGATTGCAGCGAGAGCAAGCGCCGGGTTGTCGAACACGAGCTGTATCAACGCATGCGCGATAACAAGCTCAGCGCCAAGACCATGCGCCACTACCTTATCGGTGGTTGGCCGGTCGTTGAACAGTTCGCTTTATACATGGCACAGAACCTCACCAAGACACGCTTCGCCCGCCATCCCGGCGAGGACATGGCGCGTCGCTGGCTGATGCGCAACATTCGTGTCGAACTCAATCACGCCGACTACTGGGTGAACTGGAGCGCGGCCCATGGCGTGACGCTCGAGGACCTGCAAGCACAGCAGGTGCCGCCCGAACTGCACGCACTGAGTCATTGGTGCTGGCACACCAGCTCGGCGGACTCGCTGATCGTGGCCATCGCTGCGACCAACTATGCCATCGAGGGCGCGACCGGGGAGTGGTCGGCGCTGGTGTGTTCCAACGGAGTCTATGCGTCGGCATTCGCCGAGGAAGACCGCAAGCGAGCCATGAAGTGGCTGAAGATGCACGCCCAATATGACGACGCTCATCCGTGGGAAGCGTTGGAAATCATCTGCACGCTGGCGGGCATGAACCCGAGCAAGGCGCTGCAAATGGAACTGCGCCAGGCCGTGTGCAAAAGCTACGACTACATGTACCTGTTCCTGGAGCGATGCATGCAGCTGGAGCAATCGGAAGCTGCCGGAAAACCTTCGGCCGCTCGTGAGCGTCTGGCGTTAGCCGGAAGCTGA
- the gyrA gene encoding DNA gyrase subunit A: MGELAKEILPVNIEDELKQSYLDYAMSVIVGRALPDARDGLKPVHRRVLFAMSELGNDFNKPYKKSARVVGDVIGKYHPHGDTAVYDTIVRMAQPFSLRYLLVDGQGNFGSVDGDNAAAMRYTEVRMTKLAHELLADLHKETVDWVPNYDGTEMIPAVMPTRIPNLLVNGSSGIAVGMATNIPPHNLGEVIDGCLALIDNPELSIDELMQYIPGPDFPTAAIINGRAGIIEAYRTGRGRIYMRARSTIEDIDKVGGRQQIVITELPYQLNKARLIEKIAELVKEKKLEGITELRDESDKDGMRVVIELRRGEVPEVILNNLYAQTQLQAVFGINIVALIDGRPRILNLKDLLEAFVRHRREVVTRRTVFELRKARERGHILEGQAVALSNIDPVIALIKASPTPSEAKEALISTPWESSAVVAMVERAGADSCRPENLDPQYGLREGKYFLSPEQAQAILELRLHRLTGLEHEKLLAEYQEILNQIGELIRILNSATRLMEVIREELEVIRAEYGDVRRTEILDARLDLTLGDMIPEEERVVTISHGGYAKTQPLAAYQAQRRGGKGKSATGVKDEDYIAHLLVANSHTTLLLFSSKGKVYWLKTYEIPEASRAARGRPLVNLLPLDSDEYITTMLPVEEYTEGHFIFMATAKGTVKKTPLESFSRQRSVGLIALELDEGDVLISAAITDGEREVMLFSDGGKVTRFKESDVRAMGRTARGVRGMRLPEGQKLISMLIPEEGSQILTASARGYGKRTAISEFPEYKRGGQGVIAMVSNDRNGRLVGAVQVLDGEEIMLISDQGTLVRTRVAEVSSLGRNTQGVTLIKLASDETLVGLERVQEPSEVEGEALEGEEFDGTLATDVDDMTGDQPLDAAADEEEPQD; the protein is encoded by the coding sequence ATGGGCGAACTGGCCAAAGAAATCCTCCCGGTCAATATCGAAGACGAGCTGAAACAGTCCTACCTCGACTACGCAATGAGCGTAATCGTCGGGCGGGCGCTGCCGGATGCGCGCGATGGCTTGAAGCCCGTGCACCGGCGCGTGCTGTTCGCGATGAGCGAGCTGGGCAACGACTTCAACAAGCCGTACAAGAAATCCGCCCGTGTCGTCGGCGACGTGATCGGTAAGTATCACCCCCACGGCGACACTGCCGTGTACGACACCATCGTCCGGATGGCGCAGCCGTTCTCCCTGCGCTACCTGCTGGTCGACGGCCAGGGCAACTTCGGTTCGGTGGACGGCGACAACGCCGCGGCCATGCGATACACCGAAGTGCGCATGACCAAGCTGGCCCACGAGCTGCTTGCCGACCTGCACAAGGAAACCGTGGACTGGGTGCCGAACTACGACGGCACCGAGATGATCCCGGCGGTCATGCCGACGCGTATCCCGAACCTGCTCGTCAACGGCTCCAGCGGTATCGCCGTGGGCATGGCGACCAACATCCCGCCGCACAACCTCGGTGAAGTCATCGATGGTTGCCTGGCCCTCATCGACAATCCCGAGCTGTCCATCGATGAGCTGATGCAATACATCCCCGGCCCCGATTTCCCGACGGCCGCGATCATCAACGGTCGCGCCGGCATCATCGAGGCTTATCGCACCGGTCGCGGTCGCATCTACATGCGCGCCCGTTCGACCATCGAGGACATCGACAAGGTCGGTGGCCGCCAGCAGATCGTCATCACCGAACTGCCGTACCAGCTGAACAAGGCCCGCCTGATCGAGAAGATCGCCGAGCTGGTAAAAGAGAAGAAGCTCGAAGGCATCACCGAGCTGCGTGACGAGTCCGACAAGGACGGCATGCGCGTCGTGATCGAGCTGCGCCGTGGCGAAGTGCCGGAGGTGATCCTCAACAACCTCTACGCCCAGACCCAGCTGCAAGCGGTGTTCGGTATCAACATCGTCGCGCTGATCGACGGCCGTCCGCGGATCCTGAACCTCAAGGACCTGCTGGAAGCCTTCGTGCGTCACCGTCGCGAAGTGGTGACCCGTCGTACCGTATTCGAGCTGCGCAAGGCCCGCGAGCGAGGCCACATTCTCGAAGGCCAGGCCGTTGCCCTGTCGAACATCGACCCGGTGATCGCCCTGATCAAGGCCTCGCCAACCCCGTCGGAAGCCAAGGAAGCGCTGATCAGCACGCCTTGGGAGTCCTCGGCAGTGGTGGCGATGGTCGAACGTGCCGGCGCCGATTCGTGCCGTCCCGAGAACCTCGATCCGCAATACGGCCTGCGCGAAGGCAAGTACTTCCTGTCGCCGGAACAGGCGCAAGCCATTCTCGAATTGCGCCTGCACCGTTTGACCGGCCTGGAGCACGAGAAGCTGCTGGCCGAGTACCAGGAGATCCTCAACCAGATCGGCGAGCTGATCCGCATCCTCAACAGCGCCACGCGCCTGATGGAAGTGATCCGCGAAGAACTGGAAGTGATCCGCGCCGAATACGGCGACGTGCGCCGCACCGAAATCCTCGATGCGCGCCTGGACTTGACCCTGGGTGACATGATCCCGGAAGAAGAGCGCGTGGTGACCATTTCCCACGGCGGCTACGCCAAGACCCAACCGCTGGCGGCCTACCAGGCCCAGCGTCGCGGCGGCAAAGGCAAGTCGGCCACCGGCGTCAAGGACGAGGACTACATCGCTCACCTGCTGGTCGCCAACAGCCACACCACGCTGCTGCTGTTCTCCAGCAAGGGCAAGGTGTACTGGCTCAAGACCTACGAAATCCCTGAGGCGTCCCGTGCGGCTCGCGGTCGTCCGTTGGTCAACCTGTTGCCGCTGGACAGTGACGAATACATCACCACCATGCTGCCAGTGGAGGAATACACCGAAGGTCACTTCATCTTCATGGCCACCGCCAAGGGCACCGTGAAGAAGACCCCGCTGGAATCCTTCAGCCGCCAGCGCAGTGTTGGCCTGATCGCCCTGGAGCTGGACGAAGGCGACGTGCTGATTTCCGCTGCCATCACCGATGGCGAGCGTGAAGTCATGTTGTTCTCCGACGGCGGCAAGGTCACGCGCTTCAAGGAATCCGATGTCCGCGCCATGGGCCGTACCGCCCGTGGTGTGCGTGGCATGCGCCTGCCGGAAGGGCAGAAGCTGATTTCCATGCTGATCCCGGAAGAAGGCAGCCAGATCCTCACCGCTTCGGCGCGTGGTTATGGCAAGCGCACGGCCATCAGCGAGTTCCCTGAGTACAAGCGTGGCGGCCAAGGCGTGATTGCAATGGTCAGCAACGACCGTAACGGCCGATTGGTCGGCGCGGTCCAGGTGCTCGATGGCGAGGAGATCATGTTGATTTCCGACCAGGGCACCCTGGTGCGTACCCGTGTGGCCGAAGTGTCGAGCCTGGGGCGTAACACCCAGGGCGTGACGCTGATCAAACTCGCCAGCGACGAAACGCTGGTCGGGCTTGAGCGGGTCCAGGAGCCGTCGGAAGTCGAAGGCGAAGCGCTGGAAGGCGAGGAGTTCGACGGTACTCTTGCTACCGACGTTGACGACATGACCGGCGACCAACCGCTCGACGCTGCCGCAG
- the mtnA gene encoding S-methyl-5-thioribose-1-phosphate isomerase — MRDRLLAAEKVKAIDWRDGALYLLDQRVLPFEENWIAYTSAAGVAEAIRSMVVRGAPAIGISAAYGVVLAARARVAEGGDWQAALEIDFALLADSRPTAVNLFWALDRMRDRLARLKEHAEPLAALEAEAIAIHESDREANLTMAQLGVDLIRKHQGNAQAILTHCNTGALATGGFGTALGVIRGAFLEGMVERVYADETRPWLQGSRLTAWELANEGIPVTLNADSAAAHIMKTKGVTWVIVGADRITANGDVANKIGTYQLAVCAMHHGVRFMVVAPSSTIDMNLASGDDIPIEERDGRELLEVGGKRVGADADAFNPVFDVTPADLIDAIVTEKGIVERPDAAKMAQLMCRKRLH, encoded by the coding sequence ATGCGCGATCGACTGTTGGCTGCGGAGAAGGTGAAGGCCATCGATTGGCGTGATGGCGCTCTTTATCTGCTGGATCAGCGTGTTTTGCCGTTCGAGGAAAACTGGATCGCCTACACCAGTGCCGCCGGCGTGGCCGAGGCCATTCGTTCGATGGTGGTGCGCGGCGCGCCGGCCATCGGCATCAGCGCCGCCTATGGCGTGGTGTTGGCGGCACGGGCGCGAGTGGCCGAGGGTGGCGACTGGCAAGCGGCGCTGGAAATCGACTTTGCCTTGCTGGCCGACTCGCGGCCGACGGCGGTGAACCTGTTCTGGGCGCTGGACCGGATGCGCGATCGCTTGGCGCGTTTGAAAGAACACGCCGAACCGCTGGCCGCCCTTGAAGCCGAAGCCATCGCAATCCACGAAAGCGACCGCGAGGCCAATCTGACGATGGCGCAGCTGGGCGTCGACCTGATCCGCAAGCACCAGGGCAACGCCCAGGCCATCCTGACCCATTGCAACACTGGCGCCCTGGCGACCGGCGGCTTTGGTACCGCCCTCGGGGTGATTCGCGGTGCGTTCCTCGAAGGCATGGTCGAGCGTGTCTACGCCGACGAAACCCGCCCGTGGCTGCAAGGCTCGCGCCTCACGGCGTGGGAACTGGCCAACGAAGGCATTCCGGTGACGCTCAATGCCGACTCCGCCGCCGCCCACATCATGAAAACCAAGGGCGTGACCTGGGTCATCGTCGGTGCCGACCGCATCACCGCCAATGGCGACGTGGCGAACAAGATCGGCACCTACCAGTTGGCGGTCTGCGCCATGCACCACGGCGTGCGCTTCATGGTGGTGGCGCCGAGCTCGACCATCGATATGAACCTGGCCAGCGGTGACGATATCCCGATCGAAGAGCGTGACGGCCGCGAGCTGCTGGAAGTCGGCGGCAAGCGGGTCGGGGCGGACGCCGATGCCTTCAATCCGGTGTTCGACGTGACCCCGGCGGACTTGATCGATGCGATCGTGACGGAGAAGGGCATCGTCGAGCGGCCAGACGCCGCGAAAATGGCACAACTCATGTGTCGCAAGCGCTTGCATTGA